DNA sequence from the Colletotrichum destructivum chromosome 9, complete sequence genome:
GCACTGCTGGTTATGTCCGAGGAAAGACCGCCCATAGCATCCTCAACACACATTGTCAGCGACTTGACGTAGTTTGTCAGGTTGTTGGCCCTGAGAAAAACGAGAAAGTCAATCGCGGATGCTGGGTCTCCCgtctcctccatcagcggCAACTCGAACCGGTCGAAGGTCCACACGACATGACGGAAGAGGACAGGCAGGATAGAATCCCTCCATCTTCTGCAGACAAGAGAAGTTGTTTTGAGGTCTCGGTCGAAGAAGAGATTCTCTAGCATGAACGATGATGGCTGGTCATGCAGCTTCGAGTCTGACGGCGCGGGTCGATCCAAGTGGGAGAAGATCTGGGCCAGGATCTCATTCGGAAGGTCGTTAATGGAGGTAGACATGTTGCATACGATCAAAATGATGTCTTTCGATAGAGACGATAATAAACAAGGCGGACTTCAAAACAGAGACGTCAAAAGACGTGTCGTCAGTTATAAGCTGGGGCGCTTGTTTCACTATATGTGGTCGAGGTACGCTTCAAGATCCGACGAAGCTGGGACCAGGCAAGCTAGATGCGTATCAATTGGATTGGACTGGTTAAATTTTGTCATAGGTTGAACTGTAATTGACGGGTGTGCAAAGAAGCAACAACCTGTAATGCTGCAGTCTGGTTCAGGAGTGTTGAAGCTGGGAGGCTGTGACAATGCAACAGTGGCGAGGCGGGGTCCTAGATATCCGCCGGACCGTCGCGACACCTCGCCACCAGACCCCACTCAAGCTCTGCGATAAGACTCGATAAGATAGCGATAAGAGCTTCGACTccgaggcgatggcgggATGGCTCTAGGTACCTTAGAAATACATGCCCTGAACACGGAGATTCTAATGATTAGCAAGGTGTTTGTTTTCCGAATCAGAAAAATTGAGATTCTCCGAGTGCAATGGCAGGCAATGAGGATGGGTAAATTAGCTTACACTTATCCTTCTTGGACGCCTACTGCGGGATTACCGGGAATCAACATGCCCCGATACTTCACCTAGGCAAATGTTCAGTCACAATTTACCCTCCAAGACATCGATGCATAGCCAAGCATCATGTCGATCTAATATGGGCCACTTCTAACAGTTCCTCTTATTTAAACAAGAATCTTCTGTCGTCTCCACCGCTGTGCGCCTGCGGCGCATGCGCTTGGCTCGACAATCCATTTCCTGGTTGCTGATTGCCACCACATACACTACCTCGACGGTCGAGACGACGGCCGCAGCCTAGACGACTTCTTTCAAGTCGTCATTATTGGACCCTGAGCACTTTGCTGTAGCTAGCTGTCATCGGGTCCGGAGTACCCAAGTTATGACCAAATGGCGGGGAAAGCGGGGGCAGCGGTAGGCGTGACGCGCTCGGGAGAagtggtgatgatggaccGTGATGACATCGTCAGCACCAGGGGGCGAATTCTAGGGCTGCCGCAAATCGCGTCTTAACTCGATGCCGAAGTTTGAAATCCGTCTTGTTCATGTGCCATTCCGTCCGTTGACAAGCCCTCTCACGTTCTCAGACGACCCAATTATCAAAGTCTatacagcaacaacagcaacagggCACCCAAGCCCCCGTTGCTCATCGAAAATGCAGTTCCTGGCCCCGTCCGTCCAGAAGGAACTCATGGCGGCCAAAAATCACCATAAGCCACCCTTCCGCGCCGAGCACATGGGCTCGCTGCTGCGGCCCGAGGCCTTGTCCGAGAAACGCATCGCCCTGGACGGCagcaaggccgtcgagattgccgcggacgaggagctgaaccgtctcgaggaagagggcgtgCGCGCCATCATCAAGACGCAGCAGGACCTTGGCTTCCGcgccgtcaacgacggcgaATACCGTCGCCACCAGTTCTGGGGCAACTTCTTCCCCGGCTTGGAGGGcttcgaggaggtcgacgcGCCGAGCTGGGACATCTTCCGCATGTACGTGCCGGACATTGCGGCCTTTGGTGAGTTTGTCCGCATGCCTTGGTGCGCGGGCGTCGTTTCTGACAATGAGTCATGATGTCCTCCCCAGTCGAGAGCGACCACAAGCCCGGCGAGTCCATAGTTTGCACCGGTAAGATCAAACACAAGGGCAGTACATATCTGCGAGAGTGGGAATTCTTGAAGAGCAACATCCCGCCTGGGCGCGTCAAGGAGGCTAAGCTGACCCTCCCGGCGCCCGAATGGTATCACCTGCGGTACCAGAAAGGACACGCGTACCCCAAAGACGTCTATGCCAATGATAGAGAATACTTCGCCGACATCGCCAAGGCGTACCGCACCGAACTGGATGTCCTGTACAGCCATGGTGTACGGAACGTTACAATTGACGACCCCAACTTGGCGTGTAAGTGATGCCTAGCAATCGACTGTTCAGCGCAAAGCTGACTGACGATCTCGCCTAGATTTCTGCTCGGAAAAGATGCTCCAGGGCTTCAAAGACGCGGGCGAAGACTCGGACGCCCTACTGCGGTCCTACATCAGGCTGTACAACGACTGCATCTCCTCGCGGCCCGCCGACATGCACCTCGGCATCCACCTCTGCCGCGGCAACTTCGCCTACTCGCGGCACTTCTCCGAGGGCGGCTACGACCGCGTCGCGTCGCGGCTGTTTAACGACATCAACGCCGACACCTACTTCCTCGAGTACGACACGGACCGCGCCGGCGGGTTCGAGCCCCTTCGGGCGCTGCCCGCGCACAAGAACGTTGTCCTGGGCGTCGTCACATCCAAGTTcgcggagctcgaggacctcgaaACGCTGAGGGGGCGGGTATTCCAGGCGGCCGAGTTCGTGGCCGAGGGCTCTGGCCAGACGCGCGAGcaggcgttgtcgaggaTCGGGGTCAGCCCGCAGTGTGGGTTCGCGAGCCATCATCTGGGCAATTCGATCTCGCATGAGGACATGGTGAACAAGCTGAAGCTGGTAAGACGGTTGGCCGAATCCATCTGGCCGGGCGAGCCTTGATAGGGCATAGGGTGGGCTTGGTAGCGGCGTTGCGGCGTGATGTGCATATCATGGTAGGTGTCATGTCAAAAGCCATGTGCTTTTCGGTTCTGTTAGTCGGAAGGATGTTGCAACGTTGGTAGAAATAATAGCTCGTGGCATGACTTGCTCCCATCGTCCGCTACTCATGCTTCGCTGGTATTGAAGACGTCTTGGATCATTGAGTAAAATTTGGCGGATACTTGCCCACTGGTCACTCCATGTGAGGTCCGTCGTGTCGCCAGAAAACAGGGGTATCATTTGAGCACCTGGCTCGACCTACGCACGCCAAACGCCGTTTTGCTTCGCACCCGAAAGACTCTGTCgcgcccccttccctcgccctcccacCCGATTTCAACAGCCATTGGAACCCGTCTCGCCTACGCAGGCAAAGGCTGCGGGTTGTTCCCGACCGTCTTGTACAGCTCGCGCAGCTCAAACTCCTCGTGGCCCCCCTCGGgcacctcgccgacgacgcgggcgggctggccggcgacgacgctgaAGCTCGGGATGACCATGTTGGGAGGCACGATGGTGCCTTCGAGGATGCGCACGTAGtccttgacgatggcgaaCTCGCCGATGACGCAGTCGCGGCCGATGTGGATGTGCGAGCCGATCGAGGCGGCTTGGATGACGACGTTCtggccgacgaagacgtggTCACCCATGCGGAGGGGCAGGTACGTGAAGGCCCTGGGGAAGCGGCACGGTCAGCAATGGCAAAAGCACAAAAACCTGACGGGCTCAGTGCGCGTGTGCAGGTGTGTATCGTGGCGTGGGAAACGCACCCTTTATACATCCGTCCTGGCGGCCGGAGTACGGTGCCTCGCGAGAGGAAGCAGTATcggccgatggcgacggcggtgctgttcgcgggggcgccgccggcggagggTTGCGCCGAGCGGGCGAGGTCGCCGCGGATCATGACCTCGGGCTGGATGACGGTCTTGCCGCCCAGCATGATGTTTTGGGTGCCGACGAGCGTCGCCTTGCGGGCGACCTTGTTGCCCGTGTCCTGTTCGCGGTCAGGTCAGCCAGGCGGGCTCGGGAGAGGGGACGAGGTTGTGGACTCGGCCATTTAGCAAACGTACGGTCTCGATGTAGTCTCCTTTTGCAGGTCGTCGCGACATGGTGTGCAATGGAGTGGTGTGCGGGATGGGGAGTGTTCGTCCGACAATGATTGTTCTCGCGTTTGGTCACTACGGGCTTGTGTGACGTGGGTTGGGCGGAATTAGAGCGCGCCAAAGACGGCCCGCGACGGTCCGGCGCCGCCTGTCAAATGGCGTTGACCGGCGTCCAGAGCCGTGACAAACATTTTGTCAATTTCAGTTACCATGACCTATGTTTGGATTCTATCATCCTATCCTCTCTCCCACCAATCACTATCTGGACGGCCCAACGCGCCACAGCTCACTACCTACCAGTTGGTACTGGACCAGTGGCGCAGACTTCCGGTCAAAGCAAAAGAAACTGACATGGCCACGAGCTTGAATCATGACTGCACCTCGCAGTTACCCTACACGTTGTAGGTGTAGTAGCAGCCTGGACCTTACCCAGCTAACTTGGTGTCATCGCCGCATGTGCCATCACTTATACGGGAAGACACACTCTCAAAGAAGTGATCGTAGTTTCTGCATGGCATTAGCGCACAAGGGCTGCAACGAGGACTGTCTTCTCAGCCACCCACCTGCAAGCCGCTCAGACTGTCGTCCGTCTGGCTACCGTCGTGCGGCGACAGCAGCAACCCGGCAAGCTGCTTCTTTGTCTTCTGGACCTCCATTACTTGCTGAGTATCGTCAGCAACAAGCCCACTACAGTCCAATCATCCATATTGATGGACTACTACCAGCTTACCTCTTCGAAGGAGTCTCGCATGTAGAGACGCATGGTTGTCACCTCGCGAGTCTGTCCCATTCGGTGCACGCGAGCAAGTGCCTGCTCTTCGAGGTTGGGATTCCTGCAGAGAAAGGCCCATCTCAGCTCATCAATACACAAGCCACGAAATCATCTTACGTACCAGTGAGGCTCCATGAGATACACTCGAGACGCGACGGTAAGTGTCAATCTGTATGCGGTTAGCTGTGGCTACTGCGAATATAAGGGGAAACAAGTGCAGGCCTCACCCGACTGCACCGCACGATAGTGTCAACAGCATGACCGAGACGCCTGGGTCTTTTCTGAACCTCTCAACTACAGAATGCCTGTCTTTTTGAGACACACTTCCGTCGAAGCGGACAGTTGTCTTTCCTGCGTGTTTCAATGCTTCCTCTACAACGTCCAGGGTCATTCTCCATGTTGAAAACACGATACTGTATAAGAGGTTTCAGCGTATTGTGCGGTTTGGGATCAGGGTCACGTAAATACCATTTGACCTCCGGCGACAGACGCTTGATATCGGCGACGAGCGCTTTCACCTTTGAAGGCATACCAAACGACCAATTCCTCCCCCTGGGAACCGAATCTGGAATTTCCTCCAAGGCCCTGTTGTTGAAAGAGACTGGTGCCGTAGGACACGAGGGTTTGTGCCCGCAAGTCATTGAACGGTTGGCTCGGCCAAGCCTCCTAGAGCAGTGGCCGCAGGCGAACTTCATGCACTGGAAGAACTGAGCCCTGGGTTTCGTCTCAATGTATTCGTCCAGAATGGTCTCAGTCAGCTCTAGTGTCGAAGAACACCCTAGGCAAACGACCGGTTCTTTTTGCATCTGCAGATTGAAGAGCTGCTGGGCGATTTCAGCCCAGTTGTGATCGTCAGATGAGCTTATCTTTTTGCTGTGCCTTGAATGATAACCGAGGCCCAAGTTGCAGAAGAGTCGTAGAGACTCGATTCGTTGCAGGATGTTGTGATAAACGGCAACATTTGCCGTCTCGAACCCAGAATCTTGCTGAAGGGCTTCCTCGATTCGGGTGATGGCTTGCTGCCGCATCTCCTCATACGCGGCCCTCTCTTCCGAGGTGAAGTCGACGGCGCACAACTTGTCGTGCCGAGGGGGCAAGGTGATTGTGCCCTTGGATCGGCGGAGTATAAGACACGCCGACAAGTATTTGAGCCTCTGGACGGCCTTCTCATCCTGTCCGGACTTCCAGAGCCTAGACAAGTCGGCCTCGAACTGTCTGGTATCTGTGTAGGGATACGCTCCGATGAACTTGACGATCGTGGCTAGATCGCTAAGCCGGTTTTGGATGGGAGTGCCTGTTACGGCCCATCTAGAGATGGAATCTAGAGCGCACACGGCGCGGGCCATACGGGAATGTTCATTACGGATGTAATGAGCTGCGACATTAAGTTGCCACCCCGTTCTTGTCATTTGGGAATAGGAGAACCCACCTTCGTCAAGAATGATCCTCCTCCAGCAAACGCCGAACAAGGCACTGTTCTCCTCGTCTTTTCCGTCTTTCCACTCAGCGGAAACCGTGTGGTATGTTGTCAGTACGACGTTGACGCCATCGAGATCTCTTAGGTCGGTCAACCTCGTTTTACCGTGATGCCGACGGCACCGAAGCCCTCCAGTTACCACATGGCTGTCGAATTTTAGGTTAGTGCTTATCGTTTCGTAGCGGCAAGACTCCGACACTCACTCGAAAAGCTGCTCTTCCCACGAACCTATGACTGTTTTTGTTACTAGTAAGTCTCATGTTCTTACGGGTGGCCGGATCCAGAGTCTATAAACTGGGTTTCACTCACGAGGGGGAGGAATGATGATCAAAGTCGCTCCGCTAAAATGCTTGCCTTCTGCAATAGCTCCGGTGTCCACAACAGGTTTCTGATCTTCCAGGTCGGTCGCTACCAGAGCGATCATCGTCAGGGTCTTACCCAGGCCCATAGGGTCTGCAACGATGCCACCGTAGAACTGTGGTGGTTCTTCATTCTGGTAAGACTCGGAGACGAAATTGACAAAACTGAAGAGAAGAAATGTCAGCGGTTATCTTCACGTAGACGATAAGAGCCCGTACGATCGTCTTTGGGTGGTGTCCACAACCCCCCATATGTCTGACTGTCCATCCTGGAATCCCCATCCCCGTTCGCGGCGAAGCATGAACGTGAGTGCTTGTTTTTGGTGTCTAGTGTTTCATTTAGATTTGATTAGCAAGATCTGCGATGAAAGTGAGAGCCTGTGGTAGTGAAGTCACCTCTTGAGCTCTGTTGCTATGACTGTTGGCTGGTTGGCCTCTTCTAGGTCGGATCGGCTGTTGAGCATATCTAGCATGTCGATTCGATCCGTTATGTCTTTCAGAAAAACTTGATCAGAGCTTTGCGAAACAACCTGCCAGACCATGGGACACCAGGTGAGGTCATTCGATGACAACTTGTGCGGATTGGCGTACGGGGCATCCAAATGGCAATGGACAGGATCCTGAAGGTACACGTCGTATTCCTGGAACCAGTTTCCGATCTCTTCGAACTCGGAAAAAGGGCCATAGACTGTAATTTCCAAGTTGCAATGCATCTGTATGAATCTCTGGTTTGCTTTACGGGTGTCGGATGTCTCACTGACGGTGCACATGGTGAAAAGACGTAATAGATCGTCATCCAGCAGCTCTTGTATCATTTGGGACTGTCCAAACTCAGACGCAATGAGGCCTTTGATGCCGGAACCATCAGTTGCTTCAAATTTGCTGCCCGTTTTAATCTGGATTGGGAATGTCGACGTAGTCTCGGAGATGCTTCGTTGATCGCATCTGGCTTTGATGCCCGGGATCTTGGAAAGGTGTTAGCCAGCGGCCTATACCGGGAAGCAATGATAATACTTACCATTCCAAAACAAACGGTTTGGCTTTTTTCTCCTTCGAAGCCGCAAGAAACGTGGGGGGCCGTTTCGCCGAAGCCCACGGGGTCTGCTTCGGTCTCGTTGACTGGGAGTGTATCGGACGTATAGTCGGGCGAAAGTGAGGGCTGTGAATGGACTAGAGGATGTAGAAGAAACAACTGAGATGGCTGGATATAGGAGGCTGTAGTATATTCCAATGGGAAGTCGTACAATCTGGTGCTGTCTTGAGAAGACTGCAGGCTCATTGATTGCGGTTGGAAGGACGGGACGCCAACGTTCAGCATCTGGCCATGCTTCAAGGTAGCATCCCCTGTTTGAATTTCGTTGAAATTTAGCAGAAGACTGCCCTGATTATCATGAATCTGGGGTATGTGAGGTTCGTGAAGAGAAGTCATGGTGTGGTTTGTGTTCTCCCCTGGTGTAGTCGTCATGGGCTGTAACGTTGTACAAGCTGACGTTTGGTTTGGCAGTGAAGGTAATTGGAAATCGGACGCTGCTGTATGAGAATGCGAATCCAGTGCCAGGACTGACAGGCCGGGTAGAGTAGGCTGTGGCTGTGTGGTCGGGCTCAATCGCGGGCGCTTCACTGGGCGTTGACCAGAGTCCATGGTCTTGATGTTAAGAGGGTCGATCGTGATTGCCAAAGGATTCGTTGTCAAACGGTTGATAGAGCACGAATCAAGTTGACAGCTGTCTATATTCAACGACCTtgagaaaggaagagaacCGTACGTCAGAACACAAGGGACACATTTCCATGGAAAGAGGTCCCCTTAATAGTTTCATTTCGGAAGCAAGCATCGTTCATGCAGGCTGAAAAGATCGCTCATCAGTACGAACACACCGCTTGCGGTCAgtccaccccctcccccaatgATTCCAGCCACCGAGAGGCGCAGTGGTCCCCAAGGCGCAGAATGACGTGTTCCAGAATGTACCGCCACGCACCGTCTGGCAAGGCAGACAAGCGGCAGTGTGTTAGGGGATGTGGTAGCCCCCGAAGAAGAATTGGCTATTTAGTCTCAAATTCCAGCTCACACCCTTTGAGCTTGAGTCTCACAAATAGCTCGTCAGATTCTCACGTCAGGACCCAACGGGGCCACGGCTTCAACGTCTTCGCAATGCCTGCGCCGCCTGCATCTGGCCCAGCGAGGCAAACCATGCAGAAAGCATTCGACAAGCTTCAACGAACAATTACCCCTCAAGACTGGCACGAATACCAGGGTGTAACTCTGAGCGACGTGCAAAAGGCTGCGCTCGATATTGAGACTCAGCTTGCTGCGCGGCAGTCGCTTCGAAACATGCGCCGGCTGACGCCTCTACTCAACGGCATGGAGCACTACTCGATGGTTATGGAAGTCCTTTGTAATGGAACGCCTTTTCTGTCTTGGGTTTGGGCACCTATCACTCTCATCCTGCGGATTGCCTGCGA
Encoded proteins:
- a CDS encoding Putative cobalamin-independent methionine synthase MetE/archaeal, UROD/MetE-like superfamily — protein: MQFLAPSVQKELMAAKNHHKPPFRAEHMGSLLRPEALSEKRIALDGSKAVEIAADEELNRLEEEGVRAIIKTQQDLGFRAVNDGEYRRHQFWGNFFPGLEGFEEVDAPSWDIFRMYVPDIAAFVESDHKPGESIVCTGKIKHKGSTYLREWEFLKSNIPPGRVKEAKLTLPAPEWYHLRYQKGHAYPKDVYANDREYFADIAKAYRTELDVLYSHGVRNVTIDDPNLAYFCSEKMLQGFKDAGEDSDALLRSYIRLYNDCISSRPADMHLGIHLCRGNFAYSRHFSEGGYDRVASRLFNDINADTYFLEYDTDRAGGFEPLRALPAHKNVVLGVVTSKFAELEDLETLRGRVFQAAEFVAEGSGQTREQALSRIGVSPQCGFASHHLGNSISHEDMVNKLKLVRRLAESIWPGEP
- a CDS encoding Putative trimeric LpxA-like superfamily, dynactin subunit 5, with translation MSRRPAKGDYIETDTGNKVARKATLVGTQNIMLGGKTVIQPEVMIRGDLARSAQPSAGGAPANSTAVAIGRYCFLSRGTVLRPPGRMYKGAFTYLPLRMGDHVFVGQNVVIQAASIGSHIHIGRDCVIGEFAIVKDYVRILEGTIVPPNMVIPSFSVVAGQPARVVGEVPEGGHEEFELRELYKTVGNNPQPLPA
- a CDS encoding Putative helicase, P-loop containing nucleoside triphosphate hydrolase, SNF2-like domain superfamily, which codes for MIPGIKARCDQRSISETTSTFPIQIKTGSKFEATDGSGIKGLIASEFGQSQMIQELLDDDLLRLFTMCTVSETSDTRKANQRFIQMHCNLEITVYGPFSEFEEIGNWFQEYDVYLQDPVHCHLDAPYANPHKLSSNDLTWCPMVWQVVSQSSDQVFLKDITDRIDMLDMLNSRSDLEEANQPTVIATELKRHQKQALTFMLRRERGWGFQDGQSDIWGVVDTTQRRSFVNFVSESYQNEEPPQFYGGIVADPMGLGKTLTMIALVATDLEDQKPVVDTGAIAEGKHFSGATLIIIPPPLIGSWEEQLFDHVVTGGLRCRRHHGKTRLTDLRDLDGVNVVLTTYHTVSAEWKDGKDEENSALFGVCWRRIILDEAHYIRNEHSRMARAVCALDSISRWAVTGTPIQNRLSDLATIVKFIGAYPYTDTRQFEADLSRLWKSGQDEKAVQRLKYLSACLILRRSKGTITLPPRHDKLCAVDFTSEERAAYEEMRQQAITRIEEALQQDSGFETANVAVYHNILQRIESLRLFCNLGLGYHSRHSKKISSSDDHNWAEIAQQLFNLQMQKEPVVCLGCSSTLELTETILDEYIETKPRAQFFQCMKFACGHCSRRLGRANRSMTCGHKPSCPTAPVSFNNRALEEIPDSVPRGRNWSFGMPSKVKALVADIKRLSPEVKCIVFSTWRMTLDVVEEALKHAGKTTVRFDGSVSQKDRHSVVERFRKDPGVSVMLLTLSCGAVGLTLTVASRVYLMEPHWNPNLEEQALARVHRMGQTREVTTMRLYMRDSFEEQVMEVQKTKKQLAGLLLSPHDGSQTDDSLSGLQKLRSLL